A single Leishmania major strain Friedlin complete genome, chromosome 24 DNA region contains:
- a CDS encoding hypothetical predicted multipass transmembrane protein has translation MRDAVVSFFQRSWKATKEELQNTVDNIRSTELNIAFLFAVFCVLLVIVGNVILLIAINFWIVQFPTDALAHNSSQIAIQVVTMLLLTFLFSVMCAVFTAVYGALPLWHVLADRNRVGGPWYRLFLLFASGASNGISSVLAVYAMTHTPEFIQAVLLCCIPFSAQAWTVIFIPIERKRDYLSMFFVASFLLFVAGVLLSSLSAFLHTNEQGEKASLAWALLYLASSVLFGLWCVVQRLYLDAVALKVPLEAAGAASCAQLKQSSRSPQREELGASVAPAMDAVPECTQEVGDTCAEEGQRLFDVEDDGDELPLSPSAELLMKRQWGSQNVDDNAAKIVLLVVGMLFQLLVSFVVFPVDAIPWFGTSDSVQHAWEGLRSSMDFIFASWLHVRHGLLLTLGFAMSFIGCTYLNEHSPTLASVVLQLAGPITSLTIIIIPQWNVYQDSSSVGHKVGGVILLLVAALLYHLWEQQSLRVLLAKAEEAKRRGERAAASGDRAAEQRVIDADNCVTDEPVADNRA, from the coding sequence ATGCGCGATGCCGTGGTGTCCTTCTTCCAGCGGAGCTGGAAGGCCACCAAGGAAGAGCTGCAGAACACCGTCGACAACATCCGCAGCACCGAGCTCAACATCGctttcctcttcgctgtATTCTGCGTTTTGCTTGTGATTGTGGGCAATGTGATTCTGCTGATCGCCATCAACTTCTGGATCGTGCAGTTCCCCACCGATGCCCTGGCGCACAACTCCAGCCAGATCGCGATCCAGGTGGTCACCATGCTCCTGCTTACCTTTCTATTCTCTGTGATGTGTGCCGTCTTCACCGCCGTCtacggcgcgctgccgctgtggcacGTGCTGGCGGATCGCAACCGCGTCGGCGGGCCGTGGTACCGCCTCTTCCTGCTCTTCGCCTCTGGTGCGTCGAACGGTATCAGCAGCGTTCTGGCCGTGTACGCCATGACGCACACCCCCGAGTTCATCCAGgcagtgctgctgtgctgcatCCCGTTCAGCGCGCAGGCGTGGACTGTGATCTTCATCCCTATTGAGCGCAAGCGCGACTACCTCTCCATGTTCTTCGTCGCGTCCTTCCTGCTGTTCGTGGCGGGCGTGCTACTGTCCAGTCTGTCGGCGTTCCTGCACACCAACGAGCAGGGCGAGAAGGCGTCGTTGGCGTGGGCGCTTCTCTACCTGGCGAGCTCCGTCCTCTTTGGACTGTGGTgcgtggtgcagcggctgtACCTGGATGCCGTCGCGCTGAAGGtgccgctggaggcggcgggcGCAGCAAGTTGCGCGCAGTTGAAAcagagcagccgcagcccgcAGCGTGAGGAGCTGGGCGCCAGCGTGGCACCGGCCATGGACGCGGTGCCCGAGTGCACGCAGGAGGTGGGTGACACCTGCGCCGAAGAGGGCCAGCGCTTGTTCGACGTGGAGGACGACGGTGAcgagctgccgctgtcgccgtccgcggagctgctgatGAAGCGGCAGTGGGGCAGCCAGAACGTCGACGACAACGCCGCCAAGATAGTGCTTCTCGTCGTGGGTATGCTGTTCCAGCTGCTCGTCTCCTTCGTGGTGTTCCCGGTGGACGCGATTCCGTGGTTTGGCACCTCCGACTCGGTGCAGCACGCCTGGGAGGGCCTCCGCAGCTCCATGGATTTCATCTTCGCCTCTTGGCTTCATGTGCGCCATGGGCTCCTTCTCACCCTCGGCTTCGCGATGAGCTTCATCGGGTGCACGTACCTGAACGAGCACAGCCCGACGCTGGCATCAGTGGTGTTACAGCTCGCCGGCCCAATCACGTCGCTgaccatcatcatcatcccGCAGTGGAACGTGTACcaggacagcagcagcgtgggCCACAAGGTCGGCGGCGTGATTCTTCTCcttgtggcggcgctgctgtacCACCTGTGGGAGCAGCAgtctctgcgcgtgctgctggcgaaggcggaggaggcgaagcgcCGGGGCGAGCGCGCCGCGGCTAGCGGCGACagggcggcggagcagcgcgtgATCGACGCGGATAACTGCGTCACGGATGAGCCCGTCGCGGACAACCGTGCGTGA